The Acidimicrobiales bacterium genomic sequence ACATGCAGCTCGACAGCGACGGCGCCCAGAAGATGTACGACTACATCACCAACCGTCAGATCGGTCGACGCGAACTGGTCGGCTCGACCGAGCTGAACCAGCCCATCATCGAGAGCTCGTACGAACGCCTGCTCGACATCTTCAACGCCCTCTTCGCCAAAGACACGTTCTTCCTCGGCGACCGACCGGGCCGTGGCGACTTCGGGATCTTCGGCCAGCTCACCCAGCTGGCCAAGTTCGATCCAACGCCGATGGCGCTCACCACCACCAGGGCTCCGAAGGTCATCTGCTGGGTCGACATGATGGACGACCTTTCGTGGCTGCCGGTCGAGGGCGACCAAGGGTGGCGAACACTCGATGCCCTACCTAAGGCCACCACCGACCTGCTGCGCGAGATCGGCAAGACGTATGCCCCGTTCATGATCGCCAACGCCCAAGCCTTGATGGCGGGCGCCAACGAGGTTGCGTGCGACATAGCAGGGCACACCTATCGCCAGGCACCGTTCGCTTACCAGGCCAAGTGCCTTCAGTGGCTGCGCGAGCAGTACCGCGCCCTCAGCGACGTGAACCGCCAGCGGGTAGACGCCTTCCTGGAAGGCACCGGCTGCGAGGTGCTGTTCAGGTAAGGCTGCCGAATCGGGTCGGTCGCAGTACCGACCCGGCGTCAGACACCATCTGCCTGCGACCCCTCGACATCATCGAGAGGCTCGACGGGTCGCAGCGACACCTCTGTGATTGCCCGGCCCCACATCGATGTCACCATCAGTTGCCACGACCCGACCGTGACCCCATCGCCGGCGGCCGGAATGCGCCCCAAGGCCGACAACACCAGCCCGGCCACCGTGGCGTAGTCGCCCCTGGGCAGATCGACGTCGATGTCGGGCAGGTCGTGGATCGGAAACCGGCCAGGCAGCGAGATGGAACCGTCGGCGTGATGGACAACCGATGCCAGGTCGCGATCGGTCTCGTCATAGATCTCGCCGACCAACTCCTCGACCAGGTCCTCGACTGTCACGATGCCCTCGGCCCCGCCGTGTTCGTCGACCACCAACGCCATTTGGGCGCGCTGGGCCTGCAGCTCACGCAGCGTGTCGAGCACCCGGGCCGACTCGGGAAACATGGGCAGATCCATCACCACAGACGAGATAGGTCGGTCGCCGGCGTCGAGCAACTGTCGAAGGTGGACCACCCCCACAACCTGATCCAACCGACCTCCATCGGCAACCGGCGCCCGGCTGTGCCCGGACGCTGCCAACCGGTCCAGCGCCTCGGTGCTGGACCACCCCATGTCGACCACAAAGACATGGCTTCGGGGAACCAGGATCTCGACTAGCGACCGGTCGGCGATCTCGAATGCTCCGTCGATGATCTGGCGTTGTTCCGGTGTGAATGTCGGCTGCACAGCCACCATGTCACGAAGCTCTTCTTCGGTAACCTCCTCGCGCCTTCTGTCGGGGTCGCCGCCCACCAGGCGCACCACGACATCGGTCGAGTGCGAAAGCAGCCACACCAAAGGCCGCGACACCTTCGACATAGCCGCCAAAGGGCGGGCCATGATGAGGCCCCATCGCTCGGCCATCTGCATTGCGAGACGCTTTGGTGCCAGCTCGCCCAGCACCAGCGTCAAATACGACAGCGCCAGAGTGACCAACACGATCGCCGCCGGCCCGGCACCGCGGCCCAGAAACGCCAGCGGTTCTTCCAGCGGCTCGGCTAGCGACACCGCAGCTGTCGCCGACGCAAGAAATCCGGCAAGTGTGATGCCTACCTGAATGGTCGCCAGAAACTGGTTGGGCTCGCGCGCCAATCGCACCAATAGCTCGCCGGTGGTCGAGTGCTTCTCGAGGCGCTGGAGTTGGCCTTCGCGAAGAGACACCAGCGCCATCTCGGTGCCCGCAAACGCCGCGTTGACTACCACCAACACAGCGACAAGCCCTACCTGGAACCACAACCCCGACATTCGATCTCCGACTATCTGCTGCGACCCGTGGCCGCTCCTACAGTCTGGCGGCAGCAAGACCGCTCGCACCCAGGCTCAAGCGCTGTCGCCGCCAAGGTCGATGCGTCGCAACAGTTGGGCGTTGGCGGCGACGATGATGGTCGACAGGCTCATCACCACTGCGGCCAGAGCGGGCGGCATCGCGAGACCCGCAAACGCGAAGGCGCCAGCTGCGACCGGAATGGCAATCGTGTTGTAGGCGCTGGCCCACACCAGGTTCTGAACCATCTTTCGATAGGTCGCTCTCGACAGCATGATGACGCTCAAGACCCCTCTGGGATCATTGGATGCCAGTACCACGCCGGCCGACTCGATCGCCACGTCCGTTCCGGCGCCGATGGCAATTCCCAACTCGGCTCGGGCCAACGCAGGGGCGTCGTTGACGCCATCACCCACCATCGCGACGCGAAGACCTCTTTGTTGCAGCTCGTCGACCTTGGCATCCTTTTGGTCGGGAAGTACCCCAGCAAAGACCTCGTCGATGCCTAGATCGTCTGCAACGCTACGGGCGACCTGCTCGGCATCTCCGGTGATCAGCAGCACCTGGATACCGAGGTCGTGGAGCGCCTGCACTGCCTGATGCGATTCGGGCCTGATCTCGTCTGCCAGCGAAAGCGCGCCGACCGCTGCTCCGGCAACTATCACCCACAACACGGCTGCGCCACCATCTGACCATCGCCGGGTTGCGTCCTCAAACTCCGAGGGCTGTTCGATGTCGAGTTCGTCCATCAGCGCAGGCCCGCCGACGTACACCTGTTCACCCTCCACCATTGCGCTGACGCCCCGCCCAGCCATGGCTTCGAACTGGCGAGCGTCGGGGATATCGCCAAGATCGTGGGCCGCGTCGCTGATCGCTAGGGCTATCGGATGCTCGCTTTGGCGTTCGGCGGCGGCGGCCAGAGCCAGCACGCGGTCTTCGTCCCATCCGTCTGCGGACACGCATTCGACCACTGCGTGATTGCCCTTGGTCAAGGTTCCGGTCTTGTCGAACAAGACTGCGTCGACTGTGCGCATGCGCTCGAGGGCAAGACGGTTCTTCACCAGTACGCCGGCCTGCGCGGCGGTCGCAGTCGATATCGAGATCACCAGCGGAATCGCCAATCCCAGCGCATGGGGGCATGCGATGACCAGCACCGTCACAGTACGGATAACCCCCTCACCGGCGTTGCCAACGATGGCCCAGATGACCATCGTCACTGCCGCGGAGCTCACGGCGACGTAAAACAATGCCGCTGCGGCTTTGTCGGCCAGGGCTTGAGCGCGCGAGTTCGACGACTGAGCGTCAGAAACCATTCTTTCTATTCCCGCCAGCGTCGTGTCTTCGCCGACCGCTTCGATGCGAACCTGCACGGACGAATCGGTCGAGACCGTCCCGGCCACGACGTGATCCCCCTCAGCACGCTGAACCGGCCTCGACTCGCCCGTGATCATCGATTCGTCGAATGATGCAGAACCCTGCTGTACCGAACCGTCAGCCGGTACTCGCCCTCCGGGGCGCACAAGTACGAGGTCACCGACTGCAAGCGATCCGATGTCGACCTCTACGGCGTCGTCGCCTTCGAGACGTTCTGCCGTGTCTGGCAACATCTCGGCCAGAGCATGCAGCGCGCCTCGGGCATCGCCAATTGCCTTCATCTCTTGCCAGTGACCCAGCAGCATCACAACGATCAACCCGGCCAGTTCCCACCAGAAGTCGAGGTCACCCCAGCCCAGCGAGGAGGCCAGGGATGCTCCGTAGGCCACCGACACAGCCAGGGCGATCAGCAGCATCATTGCAGGCTGACGCTGCTTGGCTTCGTCGTACCCACCGGTCAAGAATGGACGACCGCCCCAGACGTAGATCAGCGTTCCGAAGACCGGGGCGACCCAACTGTCCCAGCGCAGATCGATCGAATAGCCGAACCACTCCTGGATCTGTGCGGAGAAGATCAGAACCGGAACCGACAAGGCCAGGTTCCACCAGAAGAGGCGACGAAACATCTGGGCGTGCTGGGTGCTGTGTTCGCCTGTGTCGGCCATCGGATGCCTCCACCCGAGTCATTCCCGCCAGTGGTCGGATCCAAACACCAGGCCTGTAGTTGCTCAATCATGTTTGAGTCAATATAGGCTGAGTGATACCGGAGTTCCCGCCGCGACCGCTGGAGGCCACACGACATGCCAGATGATCAGCCCGACGAAGGACCGCTGCGTCTCTCTGCCGAAGAGATCCTGCTGATAAGGAGGTCCTCGCAGCGTCTGAGTGAAGAGTTCGAAGGCGTGTTCAACGTCGAGACCATCGAGCGCTTCATCATCGATTCGCAGACGAAGCTGAGCTCAACCGCTCGAATCGCCAACTGGCTGCCGGTGCTGGTCGAACGCTTCACCCGCGATCGTCTCAAGGCGCTGGCACGGCTAGAGGTCGGCAGCCTCGGCAGGCCGGCCGTGCTGTTCTTGTGTGTTCACAATGCCGGGCGTTCACAGATCGCTGCCGGTTGGCTGCGCCACATGGCGGGCGATCGAGTCGATGTGTTCTCAGGCGGCTCCGAACCCGAGCACTCGGTCAACGATGTCGCCATCGAGGCCATGCAAGAGGTGGGCATCGACATCTCGCACGAGTACCCCAAACCGTGGACCGACGAAATCGCCCGGGCCGCGGACGTGATCGTCAGCATGGGTTGTGGCGATGCATGCCCAGTGTTTCCCGGGAAGCGCTACGAGGACTGGGACCTGACCGACCCTGCGGGCCAGCCCCTGGAGGTCGTCAGGCAGGTCCGCGACCAGATCCGCTCTCGCGTCGAGGTCCTGGTCAAGAGTCTGGGTCTCGACGACTACGAGGCTCGACCGACCGGGTAAGGGCGGTTCTGGACGGGACGCGCACCTGTGCTGGGGTCGGGCACCGCGGTCGCCCGGTCGACGTGATCGGCAAACCACCGCAACACGCCGGCTCGCTCCAGCAGATCGTCCAAGCGAGGCGACCTGGCCTCAACGTAGCGGGCCAACATGACACCTCTGGCCTGGTCCAGGAACGGGGTGGTCGCAATCTCGGCGAATACGCCGTCGGCAAGCTCCACAGATGCCGAACCGGCAACGGTGGCTTGGGCAACCCAGGGCAAATAGTGGCGACCCGCTTGCGCTATGACGTCGACCAGCGACTGAGCGATGTCGTCGGCGTCGAACCAACCGCCGAACTGTTGACGCTGGGGCATCATCAGCCGATGCGTATGGCCGACCACGGCCGGGCCATGCTGATCGGCGATTTCGCGACAGTACGGGTCACCCACGAAGTGGGCGACGTTGGCGCCGAAAACGGCGAAGTCGGCCAACGACGGCCTACGGCCGAGCAGATAGCCACCATCGCCGAGGTGGACTTCGAGCGCCTCGAACCACGGCACCAGCACCGCAGACATCCAAACGTCGATGTTGTCAGCCATCACCCCCAGGTCGGGCAGGCTGGCCGTCATGTTCGCCACGACGTTGGTCCTGACCAGCGCTCCGGGCAATCCGATGGCAGCCGACAACTCCTCCGCGATCTGCCAACCGGCGGGCTCGGTGTTGGCCGGGTAGCTCCAGCGGCTTCCGACCGCGGGCCGATAGAACCACTCGTCGGAGAAGTCGTCCAACAAGTAGGCGACAAACCGAAGCACTGGGTCTTCTGGCAAAACGCGCTTGTCCTCGTCGACGGAGTGATCGAGATATTCGATGATGGCCGTCGAGTCCCACATCAGCTCGCCGTCGGGGGCGGTTACGACAGGGATGCCGCCCGTCCAACCCGCCTCAGTAGCCGCCGGGTGAAGGCTGGGCGGACACGGCTCGAGCCGCCAGGGCCGGTCGGTGTAGTCGAGGTATCCGGTCACCTTGCGAGTGAAGTACGACCTGGTGAGCCCGTGGACGATGTATGGAGCCATGGGCCGATTCTGTCTCATGCGCCGGCTCACCACCGATTAGCGTCGCCATTCATGCAGTCGTTCGCCATCCACGGTGCTGGGCCGCTGATGCCCGATGCGCTGGTTGGCCTGGCCCGATCGGCTCAGGCTGAGGGTGTTGCCAACGTCTCCGCGACAATTCGAGGCTGGACCGAGGGCACGCAGCGCTTTGAGCTCCCGGGCGAGTCGCTGCTGATAGCCCGGGACGAATCGGGTGAGGCCGTGGGAGTGGGGGGCCTGACGCTGTGCCCCCATGTCGATGGCGCCTTTCGCATGCGGCGGTTCTACGTCGAGCCGGCCTGGAGACGCCACGGTGTGGCAAGAACCCTCGCCCGACGGTTACTCGCCCTGGCGGCCCAACACACCGATACCGTCACCTGCAACGCAGCGGCTTCTGCGGCCGCCCCCTTGTTCTGGGAATCGATGGGCTTCGAGCGATCAGAGGTGGTCGGCATTACCCACCTGTGGAGATCGAGTCACAACTAGCGACGGCGTTGGACGCCGCTGGTGCTAGAGCTGAAGCTGTGAGGCCACCATCGGGTCTATGGCCACATCGATCAGCAGGGGTGTTCCGGGCTGACGTTGGGCGATGTGCTTTTCCGCGATGTCGAAACCCGCCACGTTCTCGACCCTGACCGTGTCGTAGCCCATGGCCTCGGCCACCGTGCAGAAGTCGGGCCACTCATGCTGCGACACAGACGGGTCGATGCCCAATCGGAAGAGCTGGATGTGTTCGGCGCCGTAGCTGCCGTCGTTGAACACCACCACGATCAGGTCGAGCTGGTGTTCGACCGCCGTGTGCAGTTCGGCGATGCCGCCCATCATGAAGCCGCCGTCGCCGGTCAGCAGCACCGTGGGCCTGTCGGGTTTGGCCACAGCAGCGCCCACGGCATTACCCATCCCGAGGCCGATCGAGCCGAAGGCGTGGCTGGTCACCAACGCTGTCGGCTCTGGCACCGGCATCGTCAGGGCTTGACGCATGAACCGGCCCGTGTCCACCGCAACTGTGCGGTCGCTGGGGATGATCCGGTCCAGATGCCGCAGCGCAGTTCGGGGGTCCAGGTGTGTGTCGGTGCTGAGATCGTCGGCAGCGGGTTCATCCATGAGCTTGCGCTCCAGATCGGACGAACGAAACGCCGACGGCTGGTGGTCGACGGAGCGCAGCATCTCGGTCATGTCCTTAACAACCCTGCGCACATCGCCGACCACGGCCACGTCCACGTCTACTCGCACACCGATCTGGGCCGGGTCGATATCGACCTGCACCACCCTCTTGTCGCGAAGCAGTGCACCTCGATCTGTGGTGTGGCGATTGAGGGCCGCACCGAGCACCAGCACGCAGTCGGCTTGCCCGATGGCGTCGAGCGCCGCGTCGTGAGCCAGCGTTCCGTGGATACCGAGGTTGAACTCTTCGCCACCGAAGTATCCCGAGCCCAACACGGTGGTGCAAAGCGGCGCTCCGAGTTCGTTGCCGAGGGCGACTATGTCGTCACGAGCCCCGGACAACACAGCCCCTCTGCCGGCGAGAATCAGGGGTCGGTTGGCCGAAGCCAGCAGACCCACGGCCCTGTCGAGGGCGTCGGGGTCGGCCCCGACCGATAGGTCGAAGCGACCAGCTGCCGGAACAGGCGTGTAGTCGGCTTCCTGGCGAGAGATGTCTACGGGCACGTTCAGGACAATTGGCCTGTGTTCGGCCCATGCCCTGCGGATGGCCTTGGCCAGGTCGGCGGCCAGCGTCGACGCAGACCAGACAGGAGCCCAGCCGGCACCAGTGGTGGCCACCAGGGCGGCCTGGTCGATCTGCTGGGGATGATCCAGCTCGTCGGCGGGCGTGTCTCCGGCAACCAGCAGCATGGGGGTGCGAGACCTGACCCCATCGACCAGCGCCGTGATGGTGTTGGTCATGCCAGGTCCGTGGGTGACAGTTGCGACGCCCAGGCGGCCCGAGCTTCGAGCGAAACCCAAAGCCATGCTGACCGCTATGGCCTCGTGGGTGGCTCCCACATAGGTGACCCCCAGATCGCGGATCAGGTGGTGCCCCATGAACAGGTTGGCGTCGCCGAGGACGCCGAACACCGTGTCGACCCCCTGATCGACGAGGCTGCGAGCAAGAACTTCCGAGGCCTTCATTTGGCCAACGTACAACCCAGCCGCTTCAGCAACTCAGCCGAGAAGACTGCGCCCTACGCAAGTAGGTGGGCCGACGCCCGGGTGCGCGAAACAACAGAGCCTCGATGCACCACGATTCTGTTGGGGCTGGCGTCGGCCAAAGCCGAGATGATGTTCGCACCCTCGATGGCGACAAGATCGGCCCGCGAGCCTGGAGTCACTTCGACCGGCGGGCGCCCCATCGCAATGCGGGGTGCTGTCGAGCACATGTCCCACGCATCAGCAGGGTCGAGGTGAGCAACCAGCGCCAAGACATTCGCAGTCTCGAAAGGGTCGCAGCGACCAAACGGGAAGAAGGTGTCCTGGACGTTGTCCGATCCGGCCGCCACGACCACTCCAGCGTCACGCAAGACGTTGATGGCGGTAACCCCACGAGGCGGCCCAACCTGCTGCTCCCAACCAAACAAGTACAGGCTCGTAAGGGGCATGGTGAAGACGGCGATCCCGGCCTCGGCCAGAGCATCAGCTGTCCGCTTCTGAGTATCGATGTCTTGGGTGGCAAGGCTGACGCAGTGACTTGCGACGACTCCGGGCAAATCGTGTCTGCGCACCTGACGAATCAGCTCCGGTAGGTAGAACAGCCCGGGGTCAACAGTCTGGTCGGTGTGAAGGTCGAGGGGCCGGCCTGCCCGGACGGCCGCATCCACAGCTGCGGTCGTCGCCCCGATCGGATCTGGGTCGATGTCGGGGCTGGCACCGACGACGTCCACACCCGCCTCGATCGCCTCGTCGAGCAACCGCCGGATAGCGCCGCTGTCAGCTCCACCCAACGGCCCGGCAAGCGCAACCAGCTCGAGGTCTGCGATGCCGCGCCTCGTCATCTGGTCGCGAACCTCTATCAGCGCGTGCACCCCGCGCAGTCCGTGGATCGTCGTCACGTCGACATGACTGCGAATTGTTGTAGTGCCGTGGGCGACAAGCCGCTCGACACACGCCGTTGCCCGGTCAACGAAGCTCTGGTGTGAGATCTCGCCAAGTCGTCCCTTCCACTCCGAGACGCCGGTGTCGAGATCAGGGGCGATGGTTCCTGTCCAGAAGAACGCCTTGTCCAGATGTGCGTGAGCCTCGACACCGGCGGGCAAGATGACCATTCCGCTCACATCTTCAACGACGTCGCTCTCGGCGAGATCGACTCTGCCAACCTCCAGAATCGTTCCCGACGCCGGATCTAGTGACACGTCCGCGAGCGTCCCGTCGCCGAGACGGCCGCCAACAAGAACCAGGCGCATGACATCCTCCGTCAGAACTGACGATCCGATACCTTCGACCGGACTCGTTGCGTAACGATAGGCAAGTATGCCACAGAGGAATATCGGAGCCCGCTCGATGCCTTCAGACCCGAATGTTGAACTAGCGCAGAGCCTTGGCGCCGAGATCCGTACGCGACGGCTTGAACGAGGGCTCACGATGGCGCAACTCGCTGAGGCCTCAGAACTCTCGCAGCCGTTCCTCAGCAAGGTCGAGCGCGGGCTGGGGACCCTGAGTATGGCTTCACTCGACAGGGTGGCGCGGGCCCTCGGCACCAGCGCAGTGGGCCTACTGGGAGGGCCTACGGCTCCGACATCGATCGACATCGTCCGAAAATCCGACCGACATCGCCTGCCCGCGTACGAAGGACAAGCCGGCTTCGGCGAAGCCCTCACGAGGCGATCCGGCCAGCTTCGTGTGATCGAGTTCGACAGCGGCCCGGTGAACTTCCTTGACGAGCCGTATGTCCACCGAAACGACTCGGTTTGCGTTGTGATCTCGGGTAGCTACGAGTTCGAATTCGACGACACCCGAGTCATCCTCACTGAGGGGGACAGCATTTCGGCCAGCGGAGGAGTCCGCCAGCGCTATCGGGCGCTGGAGCAACCAGCCCGGTTGCTGCTGATCCTGGTTAGCGAGGATGCCGAAGTAGTCCGAGGCGACTCGGCAATTTAGGCACGTTGGGTCTTGAACTCCTGATCCTACGGGTGTATTCCTATCAGGAATATCTCATGCTTCAAGGGGGACCCCGTGCATCGTTCGAACTCGAGTCGTCGAATGGCGAGTGCGCTAGTGCTCCTGATCATGATCGGTTCCGTGGTGACGGCCTGCGGCGATGCCGACAACGACACCTCGGCGACTACTCAGGCGCCCACCTCCGACCCAGGCACCGAGGGCGACGGCGATTCGGCCTCCGGAGTTCAACTCTCCGGAGTCTGCCCCGACACGATCGTGATCCAAACCGACTGGTATCCGTCGGCGGAACGCGGCCCGCTCTTCCAGATGCTCGGCGACGACTACCAGATCAGCGTCGAGAACAAGACCATCACCGGATCTCTCATCGACCACAACGGTCTTGACACCGGAGTCGGTCTCGAGATCCGTTCAGGCGGACCCGCCATCGGCTTCTCGCCCGTCACCAGCCACATGTACGTGGACCAGTCGATAACCATGGGCTTCACTAGCCACGATCAGGCAGCAGCGGCATACGACGACGCACCCACATTGTCGGTCGTGGCTCCATTCGACAAGAACCCTCAGATCGTGATGTGGGATCCCCAGACTTATCCGGAAGTCGAGACCATCGCCGATCTGGGGGAGTTGGGAGTCACCATCAACGTGTTCCCCGGCGGACCTTGGCAGGAGATCTTGACCCGCGAGGGAGTCGTGCCCTCCGGCTCATGGGATCCGTCTTTTGACGGAACACCAGCCAGATTCGTGGCTGCCGGTGGCGAAATCGCCCAGCAGGGCTTTGCCTCGGCCGAACCCTACGAGTACGAGACCCTCGAGCAGTGGGGCCGTCCGGTCGCCTTCCAACTGGTTCACGACACCGGTGTGCAGTTCTACTCGCAGCCACTGGGCATCCGCACCGACGACCTCGAGACCCTCAGGCCCTGCCTTGAGCTGTTCGTTCCGATGGTGCAGCAGTCGACCGTCGACTACATAACCGGGCCGAATCGGGCCAACGCGATCATCATCGAGATGATCGATGCCCTCGATGAGGTGATCTACACGGCCGACGAGGCCGACTGGGCCGCAGGTCAAATCCTGGAACTCGAGCTCATCTCGAACGGTCCCGACGCCACCCTGGGCAACTTCGATCTCGAACGAGTTCAGCGGGGCATCGATCAGATGATCGAGGTGGGCATCGAGATGCCGGCAGACCTCACGGCCGAACAACTCGCCACCAACGAGTTCATCGATCCCTCGATCGGCCTTCCATAGCGCGTTCGCCGAGGCGGGCGGGTGTTCCTCCCAGGGTCCCGCCCGCCTCTGGCAGCCAGGCGCTAGATCGTTCTGGCTTGATGGCTACAGTTGCCGCATCCTGCCGACGAGCACAGGGGACTGCAATGGCCGGCAACTTCGGCGCACCAAACGGCGATGGGGGCGTTAACCCCAACGGTCACTACGACGGAGGGGGCAGCGGCGGCACGGACCCTGTCCCCTATCCCGACGTTGGCGGTGACGGCGGCGGCGACACCAAGGAAGTGGATCTCGAGTTCGACTCGGGATCGTCTAGCAGCGCTGGCGACGATGCGGGTGTCAACAAGGGCGTGGGCACGCAGACCAATGCGGGCCCATCGGAATTCCTGACCTACGCCTTCGACGTCAAATACGAAGGCAAAGACCCTGCGTTGTCCATGGCTACGCCTCACTCCTCCGAAGAGCCCGAGAAAAAGGGCGAGGATGGTGAGGGGTCGGACCCACAGCAGGCAGAGGAGCAGGAATCCAGCTCGATTTTCAAGATGGACCCTTACGGGGGCCCGGGCCACGACCCTGTGGGACCTGATGGCACTGGTTCTGGCCTGAACTTCGACGACGACCGTTTGCACGATCTACTCGACGACCACACGATCGAGGATTTCGACGACGACGTCGACATGTTCGATTGACGAGCAGCGCCGCCGAGCTCGAAACGAAGCGTCAGGCGAACAGCGCCTTGGCGGCGGGATAGTCGGCCTTGCCGTTGGGAGCCCGCGGAACCCGTTCCACGACGCTCAGTTGCTTCGGCACCTTGTAGCCGGCGACGCGGGTCTTGGTGTCCTCGATGATCTGGTCGGGCTCGGCGGCGGCACCAGGCGATAGCGACACGACTCCGACGACCCGCTCACCAAACCGGTCGTCTGGAACTCCGAAAACCAGAGCGTCCTCGACGGCCGGATGGGCCTTGACGGCCTCCTCGACCTCTTCTGGATAGACCTTCTCGCCCCCGGTGTTGATGCAGTTCGAGCCGCGCCCGAACAGAACCAGGGTGCCGTCGGCGGCGATTGTGGCCATGTCACCCGGGAACGAGAACCGTTGGCCGTTGACCTCGCGGAACGTTCTGGCCGACTTCTCGGGGTCTTTGTAGTAGCCGAGCGGCACCAGGCCACCATTGGCAACCATTCCCACCTGACCCGAGCCGGGCTCGACCTCGGTTCCGTCGTCGAGGAACACCTTCGAAGTCGGATTCAGGGCGAACTGGGCCGTTTCCCCGGCAGGTGTGTCCTTGGTGGTGATCGATGTTCCCATTCCGCCCTCGGTCGAGCCGAGAACGTCGGCGATGGCGACTTGCGGGATGTGCTTGATGAGCCCGAGCTTCACCGGAGTCGAGAACATTGCGCCCGACGAGATCAGCAGCTGCAGTGACGACAGGTCCCAGCGACCGGGCGCATCTTCGAGGGCTCTCAACAACGGTTTCGCGAAGGCGTCACCCACGATGATCAGGTGCTGTACGCCGTTGCGTTCGACCGTGTCCCATACCTCGACTGCATCGAGGTGCCTGCTTTCCAACAGCACGGCGGTGCCACCGAACATGTGCGGGGTCATCATTCCCAGCCAGCAGCCGGTGCCGTGCATCAGCGGAGGCCCGGACATCGCCACCAGCGGCCGGCCCGACTCATAGGCAGCGCGGGCGGAGTCGATCACATCGGCGACCCGCTCGATGGGTGGTTGGCCGATCATCGGCGGGTACGACTGCAGGAAGAACGATGTGAAGTCGCCCAGCCCGTACATGACGCCCTTGGGCATTCCGGTGGTGCCACCGGTGTACAGCATGTAGATGTCGTCGACACCGGGAGGTCGGCGGGCAGCGGGTTGGAGGCTGGCCTGAATGTTGTCGTACGCGCTTGCACCGTCCACTGCGGTGCCAGGACCGGCACCCTCGTCGTCGACCTCGACCAGCACCTTCACCTTGCCGAGCCGACCCTGCAACCTCTGTACCCGATCGGCGAGCGAGCGGTGGTAGACGAGGGCCTCGATGTCGGCGTTGTCCAGCAGGTAGACCAGCTCGTCATCGAGATACCGATAGTTGACGTTGATCGGTACGCCACCGATCTTCATTGCGGCGAAGTTCGTCTCGCAATACTCGGGAGAGTTGTACAAGTACATCCCCACCTTCGACTGCG encodes the following:
- a CDS encoding thiamine pyrophosphate-binding protein — encoded protein: MKASEVLARSLVDQGVDTVFGVLGDANLFMGHHLIRDLGVTYVGATHEAIAVSMALGFARSSGRLGVATVTHGPGMTNTITALVDGVRSRTPMLLVAGDTPADELDHPQQIDQAALVATTGAGWAPVWSASTLAADLAKAIRRAWAEHRPIVLNVPVDISRQEADYTPVPAAGRFDLSVGADPDALDRAVGLLASANRPLILAGRGAVLSGARDDIVALGNELGAPLCTTVLGSGYFGGEEFNLGIHGTLAHDAALDAIGQADCVLVLGAALNRHTTDRGALLRDKRVVQVDIDPAQIGVRVDVDVAVVGDVRRVVKDMTEMLRSVDHQPSAFRSSDLERKLMDEPAADDLSTDTHLDPRTALRHLDRIIPSDRTVAVDTGRFMRQALTMPVPEPTALVTSHAFGSIGLGMGNAVGAAVAKPDRPTVLLTGDGGFMMGGIAELHTAVEHQLDLIVVVFNDGSYGAEHIQLFRLGIDPSVSQHEWPDFCTVAEAMGYDTVRVENVAGFDIAEKHIAQRQPGTPLLIDVAIDPMVASQLQL
- a CDS encoding amidohydrolase family protein, with the translated sequence MRLVLVGGRLGDGTLADVSLDPASGTILEVGRVDLAESDVVEDVSGMVILPAGVEAHAHLDKAFFWTGTIAPDLDTGVSEWKGRLGEISHQSFVDRATACVERLVAHGTTTIRSHVDVTTIHGLRGVHALIEVRDQMTRRGIADLELVALAGPLGGADSGAIRRLLDEAIEAGVDVVGASPDIDPDPIGATTAAVDAAVRAGRPLDLHTDQTVDPGLFYLPELIRQVRRHDLPGVVASHCVSLATQDIDTQKRTADALAEAGIAVFTMPLTSLYLFGWEQQVGPPRGVTAINVLRDAGVVVAAGSDNVQDTFFPFGRCDPFETANVLALVAHLDPADAWDMCSTAPRIAMGRPPVEVTPGSRADLVAIEGANIISALADASPNRIVVHRGSVVSRTRASAHLLA
- a CDS encoding helix-turn-helix transcriptional regulator, encoding MPSDPNVELAQSLGAEIRTRRLERGLTMAQLAEASELSQPFLSKVERGLGTLSMASLDRVARALGTSAVGLLGGPTAPTSIDIVRKSDRHRLPAYEGQAGFGEALTRRSGQLRVIEFDSGPVNFLDEPYVHRNDSVCVVISGSYEFEFDDTRVILTEGDSISASGGVRQRYRALEQPARLLLILVSEDAEVVRGDSAI
- a CDS encoding AMP-binding protein, whose product is MDAHFGAIWEAVADAVPDQAAVVQGNRTISWGEYERRAARLAQALLDAGLGPQSKVGMYLYNSPEYCETNFAAMKIGGVPINVNYRYLDDELVYLLDNADIEALVYHRSLADRVQRLQGRLGKVKVLVEVDDEGAGPGTAVDGASAYDNIQASLQPAARRPPGVDDIYMLYTGGTTGMPKGVMYGLGDFTSFFLQSYPPMIGQPPIERVADVIDSARAAYESGRPLVAMSGPPLMHGTGCWLGMMTPHMFGGTAVLLESRHLDAVEVWDTVERNGVQHLIIVGDAFAKPLLRALEDAPGRWDLSSLQLLISSGAMFSTPVKLGLIKHIPQVAIADVLGSTEGGMGTSITTKDTPAGETAQFALNPTSKVFLDDGTEVEPGSGQVGMVANGGLVPLGYYKDPEKSARTFREVNGQRFSFPGDMATIAADGTLVLFGRGSNCINTGGEKVYPEEVEEAVKAHPAVEDALVFGVPDDRFGERVVGVVSLSPGAAAEPDQIIEDTKTRVAGYKVPKQLSVVERVPRAPNGKADYPAAKALFA